The Bacillota bacterium genome has a window encoding:
- a CDS encoding beta-galactosidase yields MINKKLPKIWYGGDYNPDQWPKEIWHEDMRLFKKAYIDVASLPVFSWSLLQPEEERYDFEWLDEILDLMAENGIYACLATSTAAHPAWMARRYPDILRVDFQGRKHRFGQRHNSCPNSPTYRKYAPRLAAKLAERYKDHPTLVAWHVSNEYGGVCYCDNCAKAFRVWLQKRYGTIEEVNRRWNTRFWNHTFYDWDEIVPPNILSEHMSELDPTRTAYQGISLDYSRFMSDSLLECYKLEYEAIKEHTPDVMVTTNFMGTYKPLNYFAWAPYLDIISWDNYPSNKADMSNIALRHDLMRGLKEGQPFMLMEQTPSQQNWQPYNGLKRPGVMRLWSYQAVAHGADTVMFFQLRRSRGACEKYHGAVIAHCGHENTRVFRECAELGKELADLGDTILDSRIDAKAAIMFDWENWWALEYSSGPSQDLKYLPQIEKYYRAFWSQNIPVDLIHPNMDLSKYKVVVAPVAYMTQPGSAEKIEEFVAGGGTFVTTFFSGIVDENDRVILGGYPGKLRKVMGIWAEEIDALFPDMTNSIEISPEASPALQGSHTCGLLCDLIHAETAEVIGTYGTDFYAGRPALTCNHFGSGQAWYVASDPNQEFVNTLIRYLCEQQSVTPLLETPDQVEVTRRSKDGKEFTFVLNHNPEPVEVDLGDDGFINLLTKEEMTGKVTLAGRDLLILANK; encoded by the coding sequence GTGATCAACAAGAAGTTGCCCAAAATTTGGTATGGCGGGGACTATAACCCCGATCAGTGGCCGAAGGAGATCTGGCACGAAGATATGCGCCTGTTCAAGAAGGCCTATATCGACGTGGCTTCCCTGCCGGTATTTAGCTGGTCCTTGCTTCAGCCTGAGGAGGAGCGCTACGACTTTGAGTGGCTCGATGAAATCCTCGATTTGATGGCGGAGAACGGAATCTACGCATGTCTGGCTACATCCACTGCCGCTCATCCGGCCTGGATGGCTCGCCGGTACCCGGACATCCTGCGGGTGGATTTCCAGGGCCGGAAGCACCGGTTTGGACAAAGACACAACTCCTGTCCCAACAGCCCAACCTATCGGAAATATGCCCCTCGGCTGGCCGCTAAGCTTGCTGAGCGCTACAAGGATCATCCCACGCTGGTAGCCTGGCACGTTTCCAATGAATACGGGGGCGTTTGTTACTGCGACAATTGTGCCAAGGCCTTCCGTGTGTGGCTGCAGAAGCGCTATGGTACCATCGAAGAGGTAAACCGACGCTGGAACACCCGCTTTTGGAATCACACCTTCTACGATTGGGACGAGATTGTTCCTCCTAATATCCTAAGTGAACATATGTCTGAACTGGATCCGACTCGGACGGCTTATCAGGGAATCTCCCTGGACTACAGTCGCTTTATGTCCGACAGCCTGCTGGAATGTTACAAACTGGAGTACGAAGCCATTAAAGAGCACACCCCTGACGTGATGGTAACCACCAACTTCATGGGTACTTACAAGCCTCTTAACTACTTTGCTTGGGCTCCCTATTTGGACATCATCTCCTGGGACAACTATCCTTCCAACAAAGCCGATATGTCCAACATTGCTCTGCGCCACGACTTGATGCGGGGACTCAAAGAGGGGCAACCCTTTATGCTGATGGAGCAGACCCCCAGTCAACAAAACTGGCAACCCTACAACGGGCTCAAGCGACCGGGCGTGATGCGGTTATGGAGCTATCAGGCGGTGGCCCATGGCGCTGATACGGTAATGTTCTTCCAGCTTCGTCGGTCCCGAGGGGCCTGTGAGAAGTACCACGGCGCTGTAATTGCCCATTGTGGCCATGAAAATACCCGGGTTTTCCGCGAGTGCGCCGAGCTGGGCAAGGAGTTAGCGGACTTGGGCGATACTATCCTGGATTCCCGGATTGACGCCAAGGCGGCAATCATGTTTGACTGGGAAAACTGGTGGGCCCTCGAGTACTCCAGCGGTCCCAGCCAGGACCTGAAGTATCTTCCTCAGATCGAGAAGTATTATCGTGCCTTTTGGAGCCAGAATATCCCAGTAGATCTGATTCATCCCAATATGGACCTGAGCAAGTACAAGGTTGTGGTGGCACCGGTAGCTTACATGACCCAACCTGGCAGCGCTGAGAAGATTGAGGAGTTTGTCGCCGGCGGTGGAACCTTCGTCACCACCTTCTTTAGCGGAATCGTCGATGAGAACGATCGGGTTATTCTAGGCGGATATCCCGGAAAGCTGCGGAAGGTCATGGGAATCTGGGCTGAGGAGATCGATGCACTATTTCCCGATATGACCAATTCCATCGAGATTTCGCCAGAGGCTTCCCCGGCACTGCAGGGCAGCCATACCTGTGGACTTCTCTGTGATCTGATCCACGCCGAGACCGCGGAGGTTATCGGTACCTATGGAACGGACTTCTATGCTGGGCGTCCAGCCTTGACCTGCAATCACTTCGGCAGTGGCCAGGCCTGGTACGTGGCTTCTGACCCCAACCAGGAGTTTGTCAATACGCTGATTAGGTATCTTTGTGAGCAGCAGTCAGTTACACCGCTCTTGGAGACGCCTGACCAAGTTGAGGTTACTCGGCGCAGCAAGGACGGCAAGGAATTCACCTTTGTCCTTAACCACAATCCCGAGCCCGTCGAAGTGGACTTGGGTGATGATGGGTTTATCAATTTGCTGACCAAGGAAGAGATGACCGGCAAGGTCACCTTGGCAGGAAGGGATCTGCTGATTCTAGCTAATAAGTAG
- a CDS encoding sugar phosphate isomerase/epimerase encodes MAGIAAQMYTLREFCQTAEDMAKSLRKVKELGYEAVQLSGHGADITAEEIKAMLDEVQLKVVATHVPYERLRDETDQVIAEHKLWGCDFVAIGGLPVEYRNRDGYYQFAKEATEVARRLKAGGLTFGYHNHDFELEKFDGRTGLEILYSESDPELFTSEIDTYWIQAGGGDPAQWIRDLKGRAHVVHFKDMAIRDRKQIFAEIGEGNLNWPAIIDACKEAGVQWYIVEQDRCERDPFESLAISLRNMKAMGL; translated from the coding sequence ATGGCTGGAATAGCTGCACAAATGTATACCCTTCGTGAGTTCTGCCAGACTGCAGAGGATATGGCCAAAAGCCTGCGGAAGGTCAAGGAGCTGGGCTATGAAGCAGTCCAGTTGTCGGGACACGGAGCCGATATCACCGCTGAGGAAATCAAGGCCATGCTCGATGAGGTCCAACTGAAGGTAGTGGCTACCCACGTTCCCTATGAGCGGTTGCGGGATGAAACGGACCAGGTAATAGCGGAACATAAGCTGTGGGGCTGTGATTTTGTGGCCATTGGTGGATTACCGGTGGAGTATCGCAATCGTGATGGCTACTACCAGTTTGCCAAGGAAGCTACAGAAGTAGCTCGTCGGCTGAAGGCCGGTGGTCTAACCTTTGGTTATCACAACCACGACTTTGAGCTGGAGAAGTTTGATGGCAGGACGGGGCTGGAGATCCTCTACTCCGAAAGCGATCCTGAGTTGTTCACCAGTGAAATCGATACCTACTGGATCCAAGCCGGCGGTGGCGATCCTGCCCAGTGGATCCGAGATCTCAAGGGCCGGGCCCACGTGGTTCACTTCAAGGATATGGCCATCCGCGACCGGAAACAGATCTTCGCCGAAATCGGCGAAGGCAATCTAAATTGGCCTGCCATCATCGACGCCTGCAAGGAAGCAGGAGTCCAGTGGTATATCGTCGAACAGGACCGCTGCGAGCGGGATCCCTTCGAAAGCTTGGCCATCAGCCTGAGAAACATGAAGGCAATGGGTCTGTAG
- a CDS encoding GIY-YIG nuclease family protein, whose translation MDRRKQLKAQYREMKPDMGVFMIRSKANEKHYLEETQDLKSAINATKFKLKAGIHPHRELQQDWTRYGEDNFSIEILDQLEYAEDESKTDYSKDLQELRLLWEEKLAKQNITFY comes from the coding sequence ATGGATAGACGCAAGCAGCTAAAAGCACAGTACAGGGAAATGAAACCGGATATGGGAGTATTCATGATTCGCTCCAAGGCCAACGAAAAGCATTATCTCGAGGAAACTCAGGACCTAAAAAGTGCCATTAACGCCACCAAGTTCAAACTAAAAGCAGGTATTCACCCCCATCGAGAGCTGCAGCAGGACTGGACTAGATACGGCGAAGACAATTTCAGTATCGAGATCCTTGACCAACTGGAATACGCCGAGGATGAGTCCAAGACCGATTACTCCAAGGACTTGCAAGAGCTGCGCCTTCTCTGGGAAGAAAAACTAGCAAAGCAGAATATCACCTTTTATTAG
- a CDS encoding winged helix-turn-helix transcriptional regulator, whose translation MDQLLQRFTALAHRNRLEIIRLLLQANYCVQALAHRLEISQGAVSQHLKILREAGLVRGEKRGYQTHYQVEREVVAEIAQALTAMIADSPDKCHGCCERHQSSPAE comes from the coding sequence ATGGATCAGCTCCTGCAGAGGTTCACTGCCTTGGCCCACCGCAATCGTTTGGAGATCATTAGGTTGCTGCTGCAGGCCAACTACTGTGTTCAGGCTTTGGCCCACCGCCTGGAGATATCCCAAGGGGCGGTCTCCCAACATCTGAAGATCCTGCGGGAGGCCGGTCTAGTGAGGGGAGAAAAGCGAGGCTATCAGACCCATTATCAGGTGGAAAGGGAAGTGGTAGCAGAAATCGCCCAGGCCTTAACTGCAATGATTGCAGACTCCCCCGACAAGTGCCACGGGTGCTGCGAGCGCCACCAGTCATCCCCAGCGGAATAG
- a CDS encoding ABC transporter ATP-binding protein, which produces MILLSAENLSKHYGDFVAVEDVNLDIKEGEIFGLLGPNGAGKTTTINMLIGLARITAGSVTIAGTRYTDLVGAAQGLMGVVPDESNLYDELTGFENLCFCGSLYGMRKGQRELRARQLLEIFDLAKVGDKPFRTYSKGMKRKLTIAAGIIHSPKILFLDEPTTGIDVASAREIRRLITALNEQGTTVFLTTHYIEEAERLCHRIAFIVSGKIVQVGATGDLLRQGRRDHVVQFTLDRDLQGVRGDLETAFPEFTITDGGDGIVRMASQNPIDLIPVMEWLKDQGLKVWEAKLIQPSLEDVFVRVTGIELAKMNKEKEGRGGKR; this is translated from the coding sequence CTGATTCTATTGTCTGCTGAGAATCTGTCAAAGCACTATGGAGATTTTGTGGCGGTGGAGGATGTCAACCTCGACATCAAAGAGGGGGAGATCTTCGGATTGTTGGGACCCAACGGTGCCGGCAAGACCACCACCATCAACATGCTGATTGGATTGGCCAGAATCACCGCTGGTTCAGTGACTATCGCGGGAACCAGGTATACCGATCTAGTGGGAGCTGCCCAGGGACTGATGGGAGTGGTTCCCGATGAAAGCAACTTGTATGACGAGTTGACCGGGTTTGAAAATCTTTGTTTTTGCGGATCGTTGTACGGTATGAGGAAGGGGCAGCGGGAGCTTAGGGCCAGGCAGTTGCTGGAGATCTTTGACCTAGCCAAGGTTGGGGACAAGCCCTTTAGAACCTATTCTAAGGGGATGAAACGAAAACTGACCATTGCCGCGGGAATCATTCACAGCCCCAAGATCCTTTTCCTCGATGAACCGACAACGGGGATTGATGTGGCCAGTGCCCGGGAGATTCGACGCCTGATCACTGCCTTGAATGAGCAGGGAACTACGGTTTTCCTTACTACCCATTACATAGAGGAGGCAGAGCGGTTGTGTCATCGCATTGCCTTTATCGTCAGCGGCAAGATTGTCCAGGTAGGTGCCACCGGGGATCTGCTGCGCCAGGGGCGGCGGGATCACGTTGTCCAGTTTACCCTGGATCGGGATCTGCAAGGGGTGAGAGGGGATCTTGAGACAGCCTTTCCAGAGTTTACCATTACCGATGGTGGCGATGGCATCGTGAGAATGGCTTCACAGAATCCCATCGACTTGATACCGGTGATGGAGTGGCTGAAGGACCAAGGACTGAAGGTGTGGGAGGCTAAGCTGATTCAGCCGTCTCTGGAGGATGTGTTCGTCAGGGTCACTGGGATCGAATTGGCCAAGATGAACAAGGAGAAGGAAGGAAGAGGTGGAAAGCGATGA
- a CDS encoding ABC transporter permease, with protein MKPWIAVWNILKKDMKTYYLKPPNISWGIIFPFAWTLMTLLRSQGQLDVYQVLPGVMAMSILFGTTSMLAVTITFERRSRCFERLLLAPINLNLLILAKISGAIIFGVCNAFVPVVIALFVVDLAGVNWGLVCLSVLLMAIASTLLGLFVAVSVREVFEAQTFSNFFRFPMLFLCGLFIPISQLPALIRPLSYLLPLTYGVNLLQIAVVRTGTIDPWFSVLALGGFIAVLFTWSMARVKRRWIV; from the coding sequence ATGAAGCCCTGGATTGCCGTCTGGAACATTCTCAAGAAGGATATGAAGACCTACTACCTAAAGCCACCGAATATCAGTTGGGGGATTATCTTTCCCTTTGCCTGGACCCTAATGACCCTGCTTCGCTCTCAAGGGCAACTGGACGTCTATCAGGTGCTGCCCGGGGTGATGGCGATGTCGATTCTATTTGGAACCACCTCGATGTTGGCGGTAACTATCACCTTTGAACGGCGGAGTCGCTGCTTTGAACGCCTGTTGTTGGCACCGATTAATCTCAACCTTCTAATCTTGGCTAAGATCAGTGGGGCCATCATATTTGGAGTCTGTAATGCCTTTGTCCCTGTGGTTATTGCCCTGTTCGTGGTAGATCTGGCAGGAGTAAACTGGGGGCTGGTCTGCCTGAGTGTGCTGCTGATGGCCATCGCTTCAACCCTTTTGGGATTGTTTGTGGCAGTCTCTGTCCGAGAGGTCTTTGAAGCCCAGACTTTCTCGAACTTTTTTCGGTTCCCAATGCTCTTTCTCTGTGGTCTTTTCATTCCCATTTCACAGTTACCGGCGCTTATTCGCCCCCTATCCTACCTACTTCCCCTCACCTATGGAGTTAATTTGCTGCAGATTGCGGTAGTTAGGACCGGAACCATCGATCCCTGGTTTAGTGTTTTGGCTCTAGGGGGCTTTATCGCGGTGCTGTTTACCTGGAGCATGGCTAGGGTGAAGAGAAGGTGGATAGTTTGA
- a CDS encoding HAMP domain-containing protein encodes MRWRNLRIGRKIGIGFGLVLALLGSLAISNYISVQRIHSSAEQVLDSGELIHTLMMREIDHLLWVDNLRTILDSQGPSEVELELDPDRCRLGQWLNSEERRQLEELSPSVMAALAELDVHHRRMHESARQIQVDVTANASLARQTYMNETRQDLLVVRERLAQVTSVVDQHRLAAAKEMDAITHGALNRSIYLPVAALVVGVVMAVAITSSISRPVRLLAGAMIEAAEGNLNVSVDYQAEDEAGQMVTAFNAMITALQRIIAVSKRTVTDTVNASQLLSTASEELSAAVQEVASSATYFATSATEISEETQGINEAARKTGELAKTSSEKTASCMETMLSIQRASHETAAAIDSLKSASEQIGKIVQVVTNIADQTNLLSLNAAIEAARAGEYGQGFAVVADEVRHLAEQTKSSLQEIDGIVANLKSQMDTTIHFTNSSREEVDRGTAVVKETTESLNQIVSQVSEIMGQLQTIAVRTQEQAATSEEIAAMTQEQAASTEEVAGSAAQLAQIAQNLESTLEQLSV; translated from the coding sequence GTGAGATGGAGAAACTTGCGGATTGGGAGAAAAATTGGCATTGGATTTGGATTGGTACTCGCGCTGCTGGGCTCTCTAGCCATTTCAAACTACATTAGTGTTCAGCGGATTCATAGCAGTGCAGAGCAGGTACTCGATAGCGGAGAATTGATACATACTCTAATGATGCGGGAAATTGACCACCTTCTGTGGGTGGACAACCTTCGGACAATCCTCGATTCCCAGGGACCCTCTGAGGTGGAATTGGAACTGGATCCCGACAGATGTCGGCTGGGGCAGTGGCTAAACAGTGAAGAACGCAGGCAGCTTGAGGAACTGTCACCCAGTGTCATGGCCGCTCTAGCGGAACTGGATGTTCACCATCGCAGGATGCACGAAAGTGCACGCCAGATACAGGTTGACGTGACCGCAAATGCTTCTTTAGCTAGACAGACATACATGAATGAGACTAGGCAAGACCTATTGGTTGTCAGGGAGCGCCTGGCCCAGGTGACCTCAGTGGTGGATCAGCATCGTCTGGCGGCCGCCAAGGAGATGGATGCGATTACCCATGGTGCCTTGAACAGAAGTATATACCTCCCCGTTGCTGCTCTTGTCGTTGGGGTTGTGATGGCCGTTGCCATTACCAGCAGCATCAGTCGACCGGTGCGGCTGCTGGCGGGAGCCATGATCGAGGCGGCAGAAGGTAACTTAAATGTATCCGTGGATTATCAGGCGGAGGATGAGGCGGGACAGATGGTGACAGCCTTTAACGCAATGATCACTGCCCTGCAGCGGATCATCGCTGTTTCGAAACGAACGGTCACCGACACTGTCAATGCCAGCCAGCTTTTGTCTACGGCCAGCGAAGAACTCAGCGCTGCCGTTCAAGAGGTCGCCAGCAGCGCTACCTATTTTGCTACCAGTGCCACGGAAATTAGCGAGGAGACTCAAGGCATTAACGAGGCAGCCCGCAAGACAGGAGAGCTGGCCAAGACCAGTTCGGAGAAGACAGCCTCGTGCATGGAGACGATGCTCAGCATTCAACGGGCCTCCCATGAGACCGCTGCCGCCATCGACAGCCTAAAAAGTGCCTCGGAACAGATCGGCAAGATCGTCCAAGTGGTGACCAATATCGCCGATCAGACCAATCTGTTGTCTCTCAACGCTGCTATTGAGGCGGCCCGGGCGGGGGAATATGGGCAGGGGTTTGCCGTAGTTGCCGATGAAGTCCGACATCTGGCGGAGCAGACGAAATCCAGCCTCCAAGAGATTGATGGGATCGTGGCTAATTTGAAGAGCCAGATGGATACCACCATTCACTTTACAAATTCCAGTCGGGAAGAAGTGGACCGGGGAACGGCGGTGGTGAAGGAAACCACTGAGTCACTGAATCAAATTGTTTCTCAGGTCAGTGAGATTATGGGTCAACTGCAGACCATTGCCGTGAGAACCCAGGAACAAGCAGCCACCAGTGAGGAGATCGCCGCTATGACCCAGGAGCAAGCGGCTTCCACGGAAGAGGTGGCGGGCTCTGCGGCACAACTGGCTCAGATTGCTCAGAATCTGGAGAGCACTCTGGAGCAGTTGTCTGTCTAG
- a CDS encoding lipoate--protein ligase has protein sequence MVVKVAYVFFSRSIDPWYNLAVEEWLLRRVEPGQVILYLWQNHHTVVIGRNQNAWKECRCQELEASGGKLARRLSGGGAVYHDLGNLNFTFLAGRDVYDVERQLQVILDAVRSVGIEAEFSGRNDLEVSGRKFSGNAFYLERQAAFHHGTVMVNCDFTKLSRFLQVSSAKMAAKGVESLRARVINLAELNPTLTVAAVQQRIVEHFAAAYSNFQGEIPLLPQGGEFDRLVAKYSSWQWRYGQTPQFAVTFETRFPWGGIELALNLRQGRICEAKIFSDAMDADLVEAMATSLLGVPFTQSAMAQAVADVATDSNSAASIVSDVSDWISCLVL, from the coding sequence ATGGTCGTCAAGGTAGCATATGTTTTTTTCTCCAGGAGCATAGACCCTTGGTACAACTTGGCTGTGGAGGAATGGTTGTTAAGGCGAGTTGAGCCGGGACAAGTAATTTTGTATTTGTGGCAAAATCATCATACCGTAGTTATTGGCCGGAATCAAAATGCCTGGAAGGAGTGCCGCTGCCAAGAGCTAGAGGCCTCGGGAGGCAAGTTGGCTCGGCGGCTGTCTGGGGGAGGCGCGGTTTACCACGACTTAGGCAATCTTAATTTCACCTTTCTTGCCGGCCGGGATGTCTATGACGTAGAGCGTCAACTCCAGGTGATCCTAGACGCGGTGCGGTCCGTGGGAATCGAGGCGGAGTTTTCCGGGCGCAACGATCTCGAAGTTTCGGGAAGAAAATTCTCGGGAAATGCCTTTTATCTAGAGCGACAGGCGGCTTTTCACCATGGCACGGTAATGGTAAATTGTGACTTTACCAAGCTCAGTCGCTTCCTGCAGGTGTCATCGGCGAAGATGGCGGCCAAGGGCGTGGAATCACTGCGGGCTCGGGTGATCAATCTGGCAGAGCTGAATCCCACTTTGACGGTGGCAGCTGTGCAGCAAAGGATCGTCGAACACTTCGCCGCTGCTTACAGTAATTTCCAGGGAGAGATACCCCTTCTTCCTCAAGGCGGGGAGTTTGACCGGTTGGTGGCCAAGTACAGCTCTTGGCAGTGGCGCTACGGGCAGACGCCCCAGTTTGCCGTGACCTTTGAGACCCGCTTTCCTTGGGGCGGGATCGAGTTGGCGCTGAATTTAAGGCAGGGACGGATCTGTGAAGCGAAGATTTTTTCCGACGCGATGGATGCCGACTTGGTGGAGGCCATGGCTACCAGTTTGCTGGGAGTGCCCTTTACTCAATCGGCTATGGCTCAGGCCGTGGCTGATGTGGCAACGGATTCGAACTCCGCCGCATCTATAGTTTCCGATGTCAGTGACTGGATCAGCTGCCTGGTCCTATAG
- a CDS encoding cation transporter — MDNTKLAYFGVGVNVALFGMKLWAGTASGSIAAVSDALNSLLDVFSYTALSIAVWLHNQEPDEDHPFGHRRAEPLAGFIIAIVAAILGGTIIKDAIVAFIVDEPLHVTSRILMVLIAAVVIKAFQAVLYYAAARRSRSKALMAGFIDARNDILSSLVVFIGVFVGGRYDELAALFIGAWILFSGIRIGMENAGYLMGRAADPETIAMIEKTALAIAGVKGIDEIRAHFVGDRIHADVHIEVDSRLSVGEAHDISEQVKWAVDALPEIDNTFVHVDLFVGDNTEKEKEFTG; from the coding sequence GTGGATAACACGAAACTGGCGTACTTCGGTGTAGGAGTCAACGTCGCCTTGTTTGGGATGAAGCTTTGGGCCGGAACGGCATCGGGCAGTATCGCCGCGGTCTCCGATGCCCTTAACTCCCTTCTGGACGTATTCTCTTACACTGCTTTAAGTATTGCTGTCTGGCTGCACAATCAGGAGCCCGATGAGGACCATCCCTTTGGTCATCGGCGGGCTGAGCCTCTGGCGGGGTTTATTATTGCCATTGTAGCTGCCATCCTAGGTGGGACGATTATCAAGGATGCCATCGTCGCCTTTATCGTCGACGAGCCCCTGCATGTGACATCAAGGATTCTGATGGTACTGATTGCCGCAGTGGTGATTAAAGCCTTTCAGGCAGTGCTTTACTATGCGGCAGCTCGCCGCAGTCGGAGCAAAGCGCTGATGGCAGGATTCATCGATGCCCGTAACGACATTCTCTCCTCGTTGGTGGTGTTTATTGGTGTGTTTGTCGGTGGACGCTACGATGAGTTAGCGGCCTTGTTCATCGGGGCCTGGATTCTTTTTTCCGGGATTCGGATTGGGATGGAAAACGCCGGATACCTCATGGGTAGAGCTGCCGATCCTGAGACCATTGCGATGATTGAAAAAACCGCCTTGGCTATTGCCGGTGTGAAGGGGATTGATGAAATCCGTGCCCACTTTGTCGGGGATCGCATCCATGCCGACGTGCATATCGAGGTGGATTCCCGTTTATCGGTGGGGGAGGCCCATGACATCAGCGAGCAGGTGAAATGGGCAGTGGATGCCTTGCCGGAAATTGATAACACCTTCGTTCATGTGGATCTTTTTGTCGGTGATAACACCGAGAAAGAGAAGGAATTTACTGGCTAA
- a CDS encoding sulfatase, whose amino-acid sequence MRNILYVHTHDTGRYIQPYGYGVPTPNLMTLAETGTLFRQAYNAAPTCSPSRAALLTGMAPHSCGMIGLAHRGFSLNDYSKHLANFLGDKGFETVLCGVQHEAANAEDIGYDRILPTSGKNAIEVDLSGAAAVAEYLKSPHEKPFFLSFGMQNTHRPFPEIDPDVNPDYVQPPLPLPDTKEVREDMAAFITSAKVVDRCVGIVMEALEQSGLKDETLVIFTTDHGIAFPKMKCNLYDTGTGVALIFNYPNNPAKGKAIDSLVSHIDVFPTICDMFNHEKPEWLQGNSMVPLFTGEKEEIRKELFTEVTYHAAYEPMRAIRTKRYKLIKLFDDHDRYVPANIDDSLSKSLLVDNGLMELARDKEMLFDLYHDPLERVNLVDDPRYEAVYKDLSQRLRDWMEQTEDPLLQGHRVPKPEGAMVNTRTTLSPNSGEWE is encoded by the coding sequence ATGCGCAACATTCTCTACGTTCATACCCATGACACCGGTCGATACATCCAGCCCTATGGTTACGGGGTACCGACCCCGAATCTGATGACGCTGGCAGAGACCGGTACCCTGTTTCGCCAAGCCTACAACGCAGCTCCGACCTGTTCGCCCAGTCGCGCCGCTTTGCTCACAGGAATGGCTCCCCATTCCTGCGGGATGATCGGCCTTGCCCACCGGGGTTTTAGTCTCAATGACTACAGCAAGCACCTAGCTAACTTCCTGGGTGATAAGGGATTTGAAACAGTCCTGTGCGGGGTGCAACATGAAGCTGCCAATGCCGAGGACATCGGTTACGATAGGATTCTGCCTACCTCAGGAAAGAACGCCATCGAAGTAGACCTGTCGGGAGCAGCTGCCGTGGCGGAGTACCTGAAATCGCCCCATGAGAAGCCCTTTTTCCTGTCCTTCGGGATGCAGAATACCCACAGGCCCTTTCCCGAGATAGATCCCGACGTCAATCCCGATTATGTTCAACCCCCGCTGCCCTTGCCCGACACCAAAGAAGTTCGGGAAGACATGGCGGCCTTCATCACCTCTGCTAAGGTGGTCGATCGCTGTGTTGGTATCGTAATGGAGGCCCTGGAGCAGTCGGGTCTGAAGGATGAAACCTTGGTGATTTTCACCACGGATCACGGAATTGCCTTTCCGAAGATGAAGTGCAATCTCTATGACACCGGAACGGGAGTGGCTTTGATCTTCAACTACCCCAACAATCCTGCTAAGGGCAAAGCCATCGACAGTCTCGTCTCTCACATCGACGTCTTCCCAACGATTTGCGACATGTTTAACCATGAAAAACCCGAGTGGCTGCAGGGTAATTCTATGGTTCCTCTGTTTACCGGGGAGAAGGAGGAAATTCGGAAGGAGCTGTTCACCGAGGTCACATACCATGCAGCCTACGAGCCAATGCGAGCTATTAGAACTAAGCGGTACAAACTGATCAAGCTCTTTGATGATCACGATCGCTATGTTCCGGCCAACATTGACGATTCCCTAAGTAAGTCTTTGCTGGTGGACAACGGGCTGATGGAGCTGGCTCGGGACAAGGAGATGCTCTTTGACCTGTATCACGATCCGCTGGAGCGGGTGAATCTCGTGGACGATCCTCGCTACGAGGCTGTGTACAAGGACCTATCACAGCGGTTGAGGGATTGGATGGAGCAGACAGAGGATCCTCTATTGCAGGGTCATCGGGTACCTAAGCCCGAGGGAGCGATGGTGAACACTCGCACCACCCTCAGCCCCAATTCTGGAGAATGGGAGTAG
- a CDS encoding vitamin B12 dependent methionine synthase codes for MKPKVLDNIVLELGLDQVLSRLHIDPDSEDAVWVEQMVKEARQIARPKVIYAPFDIDEKGDDYVVIGGIRFESRILRVNLDSAHRVFAYVASCGRELQEWMEFFDDMLMQYAADEICRLGLNAAVEAFLKDINKVLPGKSASMNPGSLPDWPLPEQQKLFALLGGSPLVIGVELSDSSLMRPIKSISGFRFATEHNFENCQLCPRENCPGRRAPYDEGLYQARYAG; via the coding sequence GTGAAACCAAAGGTGTTAGATAACATTGTCCTGGAGCTTGGGCTGGACCAAGTTCTCAGCCGGCTTCACATTGACCCCGATAGTGAGGATGCTGTCTGGGTAGAGCAGATGGTAAAGGAAGCTCGCCAGATAGCTCGGCCGAAAGTGATCTATGCACCCTTTGACATCGATGAGAAGGGTGACGACTACGTGGTGATCGGCGGGATCCGCTTTGAGAGTCGGATTCTGCGAGTTAACCTGGATAGTGCCCATCGCGTCTTTGCGTACGTGGCTTCCTGTGGTCGGGAGCTGCAGGAGTGGATGGAATTCTTCGATGATATGTTGATGCAATACGCCGCGGACGAGATCTGTCGGCTGGGTTTAAATGCTGCTGTAGAGGCCTTTCTTAAGGATATCAATAAGGTGCTGCCGGGAAAGAGTGCCTCGATGAATCCAGGTTCCTTGCCCGACTGGCCCTTGCCCGAGCAGCAAAAGCTTTTTGCTTTGCTGGGAGGTTCACCTTTGGTTATCGGAGTGGAGCTCAGTGACTCTTCATTGATGCGTCCCATTAAATCCATATCTGGATTTCGGTTTGCAACGGAGCACAACTTTGAGAATTGTCAGCTTTGCCCCCGGGAGAACTGTCCCGGAAGACGGGCACCCTACGATGAAGGGCTATACCAGGCTCGCTACGCAGGTTAG